A DNA window from Massilia putida contains the following coding sequences:
- a CDS encoding ABC transporter substrate-binding protein — protein MAGVWRHAATGWSGTWRRRVPAWTLLACSLAANASPGPESLQVLHWWTSASERNAVEVLATRLAREGIVWSDGAVPGGAGLAAGKVLKSRVLAGTAPDVTQIIGVAIGEWAELGLLLELDAPAAAGNWDKVMFPTVWNLVRERGHTVAAPLGIHRINTVLYNRKLFAHLGLAPPSTWAGLEALAPKLRAAGVAPFVQSSEPWQVASLFENLVLSVGGPDFYRDLFVRQSAEAAADPRLFTALVRLRQMKSWMAPVQEQPWTDVVRRFAHGEGAMLVMGDWAKAELNTLGFNVDDDFACVAMAGTGQLHLYSVDTLAMFANDYAHSAAQEKLARMVMTPQAQQQYNAAKGSVPVRRDAATTGMDSCARASWTTFARGAAVQVPSLVHRMATGDESRDVIIAEVRRYFVDDTVPAGQVQKRLATVFRTFTSRLHR, from the coding sequence ATGGCAGGAGTTTGGCGGCATGCGGCAACCGGCTGGTCCGGCACGTGGCGCCGGCGCGTTCCGGCCTGGACGCTGCTCGCCTGCAGTCTCGCGGCCAACGCCTCGCCGGGCCCGGAGTCGCTCCAGGTGCTGCACTGGTGGACCTCGGCCAGCGAGCGCAATGCCGTCGAGGTGCTGGCCACGCGCCTGGCCAGGGAAGGCATCGTGTGGAGCGACGGCGCGGTGCCCGGCGGCGCCGGGCTGGCGGCCGGCAAGGTCCTCAAGAGCCGGGTCCTCGCGGGCACTGCGCCCGACGTCACCCAGATCATCGGGGTCGCGATCGGAGAATGGGCGGAACTGGGCCTGTTGCTGGAACTCGACGCCCCGGCCGCAGCGGGCAACTGGGACAAGGTGATGTTCCCGACCGTCTGGAACCTGGTGCGGGAACGCGGGCACACGGTCGCCGCGCCGCTCGGCATCCACCGCATCAACACCGTGCTGTACAACCGCAAGCTGTTCGCCCACCTCGGACTGGCGCCACCCTCGACCTGGGCCGGCCTGGAAGCGCTGGCGCCGAAGCTGCGCGCCGCCGGCGTGGCTCCGTTCGTGCAGAGCAGCGAACCGTGGCAGGTGGCTTCGTTGTTCGAGAACCTCGTGCTCTCGGTCGGCGGCCCCGATTTCTATCGCGACCTGTTCGTGCGCCAGAGCGCGGAGGCGGCGGCCGATCCGCGCCTGTTCACCGCGCTCGTGCGCCTGCGCCAGATGAAGTCGTGGATGGCGCCGGTGCAAGAACAACCGTGGACGGACGTCGTCCGCCGCTTCGCGCACGGCGAAGGCGCCATGCTGGTGATGGGCGACTGGGCGAAGGCCGAACTGAATACGCTGGGCTTCAACGTCGACGACGATTTCGCCTGCGTGGCCATGGCCGGCACCGGCCAGCTGCACCTGTACAGCGTCGACACGCTCGCCATGTTCGCCAACGACTACGCGCACTCGGCCGCCCAGGAAAAGCTGGCGCGCATGGTGATGACGCCCCAGGCGCAGCAGCAGTACAACGCCGCCAAGGGCTCGGTGCCGGTCCGGCGAGACGCCGCCACGACCGGCATGGACAGCTGCGCGCGCGCCTCCTGGACCACGTTCGCGCGCGGCGCCGCAGTGCAGGTGCCGAGCCTCGTGCACCGCATGGCGACGGGCGACGAAAGCCGCGACGTCATCATCGCGGAAGTCAGGCGCTACTTCGTCGACGACACCGTGCCCGCCGGGCAGGTGCAGAAGCGCCTCGCCACCGTATTCCGGACTTTCACATCGCGACTCCACAGATAA
- the gluP gene encoding glucose/galactose MFS transporter yields MVSDNARPAPARADSTLQVVLAMLFIGMLFFIVGCATWINGSLIPFLKIVCNLNNFQALWVTFAFYIAYTVMALPAAAVLARTGYRRGMALGLGIMSLGALLFIPAARSGLYALFLLALFTLATGTTLMQTAVNPYIVCIGARDSAAMRISIMGLFNKTAGVLVPILFSSVVLSGMEGYSEQGFLALDEAGRAALRAALAERLVRPYALMAGILLAVTVVVALVPLREIAPEGAGTLKPTRFGVLRFPQLVLGALALFAYVGVEVIAGDTIGLYGRHLGVPGFASLTSFTMAFMAVGYVCGVVAIPRWLSQKRALQLSAAAGMLLTLGVTLGSSSDTTLSRLLLGWTALPQLPDTVLCLAMLGFANALVWPAIWPLALDGLGPYTASGSALLIMGIAGGALLPILYGALSDHTGVQAGYWLLLPCYVWILFYAFKGHALRAWRRDATGGPRCG; encoded by the coding sequence ATGGTTTCTGACAATGCGCGTCCCGCGCCGGCCCGGGCGGACTCCACGCTCCAGGTCGTGCTGGCGATGCTGTTCATCGGCATGCTGTTCTTCATCGTCGGCTGCGCCACCTGGATCAACGGCTCGCTGATCCCCTTCCTCAAGATCGTCTGCAACCTCAACAACTTCCAGGCGCTGTGGGTCACGTTCGCCTTCTACATCGCCTACACGGTGATGGCGCTGCCGGCGGCGGCCGTGCTGGCGCGTACCGGCTACCGGCGCGGCATGGCGCTGGGCCTGGGCATCATGAGCCTGGGCGCGCTGCTGTTCATCCCGGCCGCGCGGTCCGGCCTGTACGCCCTGTTCCTGCTGGCCCTGTTCACCCTGGCGACCGGCACGACGCTGATGCAGACGGCCGTCAATCCCTACATCGTCTGCATCGGCGCGCGCGACAGCGCCGCCATGCGGATCAGCATCATGGGCCTGTTCAACAAGACGGCCGGCGTGCTCGTGCCGATCCTGTTCAGTTCCGTCGTGCTGTCCGGGATGGAGGGCTACTCGGAACAGGGCTTCCTCGCGCTGGACGAGGCGGGCCGCGCCGCGCTGCGCGCCGCGCTCGCCGAGCGCCTCGTGCGGCCGTATGCGCTGATGGCCGGCATCCTGCTCGCGGTCACCGTGGTGGTGGCGCTGGTGCCGCTGCGCGAGATCGCGCCGGAAGGCGCCGGCACGCTCAAACCGACGCGCTTCGGCGTACTGCGCTTTCCCCAGCTCGTGCTGGGCGCACTGGCGCTGTTCGCGTACGTGGGCGTGGAAGTGATCGCCGGCGACACCATCGGCCTGTACGGCCGCCACCTGGGTGTCCCCGGCTTCGCATCGCTGACGTCGTTCACGATGGCGTTCATGGCGGTGGGCTACGTGTGCGGCGTCGTCGCCATCCCCCGCTGGCTGTCGCAGAAGCGCGCGCTGCAGCTCTCGGCCGCCGCCGGCATGCTGCTGACGCTGGGCGTCACGCTCGGCTCGTCCAGCGACACGACGCTGTCCCGGCTCCTGCTCGGCTGGACGGCGCTGCCGCAGCTGCCGGACACGGTCCTGTGCCTGGCCATGCTGGGCTTCGCCAACGCCCTGGTCTGGCCCGCGATCTGGCCGCTGGCCCTGGACGGCCTCGGCCCGTACACGGCCAGCGGCTCGGCCCTGCTCATCATGGGCATCGCCGGCGGGGCGCTGCTGCCGATCCTGTACGGCGCACTGTCCGACCACACGGGCGTCCAGGCCGGCTACTGGCTGCTGCTCCCCTGCTACGTCTGGATCCTGTTCTACGCGTTCAAGGGCCACGCCTTGCGCGCCTGGCGCCGGGACGCAACGGGCGGCCCGCGGTGCGGATGA
- a CDS encoding TonB-dependent receptor: MTYNVPRKKRLPQLITFALGAVAWQGAWAQADAPAAPAADSMQQVEVHGLRATQKRNLLEKRDATNIVDTVSAEDVGKFPDKNVADSLQRLPGISVDRTWGEGRDIFVRGTDKNLNMTQLNGQSVASAYWWKNDSQSRGFNYDILPSELVGSLDVYKSPSSDLDEGSIGGLVIVKTRKPLQFKETVTGQFSAEATYSKLPKKTDPQLSGLFNWRNPERTAGMLIAVSQQKRTMRRDGLENFTDATKYTIVDQNGAVTPNAYASWGGGTPIFRQNRERQTGNLTLQLRPTANSDVSLNYLHSYMDMDNSNQNYLWQIGGLADATNTIHITNPRFITTSDGTKAVVGGTVGPTTGVSFEPIYRDAFVKSRVLDLEGNLDGDTWRLHGQAGTTSAAGGSNHDRNFWFTGNTRATINIAPDTYEVHYLDMNPLDPTKLTLQSARDWIRRMDGKESYAQADLEMDVDNSFIKSVKVGAKFRDNEVRNHRIIGTDGPGHPGWQSYSLADLSTGASPPISQRAATAGSLTQFAWVDDGLAASKGFAMYDKGMTYAEAMGEYYRIKERISAAYVKANYATGPWRGDFGVRVVRTRQTSEANQDLAGTGVYSPVSIGRTYTDVLPSLNAVYELRKNLLLRGAIARVMARNTYSDLSASTEVSGTTNAATAGNPLLKPYHADQWELGAEWYFADASMISGTVFGKKLDTFIYTSTAMENVAGVMRPVTRPHNADNGETVNGLELQWQQAFGNGFGTIVNYTFTDAKTGALAGGRKLNVVGNSRNQLNVGPYFERNGFSVRITYNYRSKSYGGLDEGGQDVTSAYGQWDASASWDITPQWSLYANAVNIANAVIRTNTTDGLPVGVYENGSRYSLGVRAKF, translated from the coding sequence ATGACGTACAACGTGCCACGCAAGAAACGCCTGCCGCAGCTGATCACCTTCGCACTGGGAGCCGTCGCCTGGCAGGGCGCCTGGGCCCAGGCCGACGCGCCCGCCGCGCCCGCCGCCGACTCCATGCAGCAGGTCGAGGTTCACGGCCTGCGCGCCACACAGAAACGCAACCTCCTGGAGAAGCGCGACGCGACCAATATCGTCGATACCGTGAGCGCGGAAGACGTGGGCAAGTTCCCGGACAAGAACGTAGCGGACTCCCTGCAGCGCCTGCCCGGCATCTCGGTCGACCGCACCTGGGGCGAGGGCCGCGACATCTTCGTGCGCGGCACCGACAAGAACCTGAACATGACGCAACTGAACGGGCAATCGGTGGCGTCCGCCTACTGGTGGAAGAACGATTCGCAGAGCCGCGGCTTCAACTACGACATCCTGCCGTCGGAACTGGTGGGCAGCCTGGACGTCTACAAGAGCCCCTCGTCCGACCTCGACGAAGGCAGCATCGGCGGCCTGGTGATCGTCAAGACGCGCAAGCCGCTGCAGTTCAAGGAAACGGTGACGGGCCAGTTCTCGGCCGAAGCCACCTACAGCAAGCTGCCGAAGAAGACCGACCCGCAGCTCTCCGGGCTGTTCAACTGGCGCAACCCGGAACGCACGGCCGGCATGCTGATCGCCGTCAGCCAGCAGAAGCGCACGATGCGCCGCGACGGCCTGGAAAACTTCACCGACGCGACCAAGTACACCATCGTCGACCAGAACGGCGCCGTCACGCCGAACGCCTACGCGTCCTGGGGCGGCGGCACACCGATCTTCCGCCAGAACCGCGAGCGCCAGACCGGCAACCTGACCCTGCAACTGCGCCCGACCGCCAATTCCGACGTGTCCCTGAACTACCTGCATTCGTACATGGACATGGACAACAGCAACCAGAACTACCTGTGGCAGATCGGCGGCCTGGCGGATGCGACCAACACCATCCACATCACCAACCCGCGCTTCATCACCACGTCCGACGGCACCAAGGCCGTCGTGGGCGGCACCGTCGGCCCGACCACGGGCGTATCGTTCGAGCCGATCTACCGCGACGCGTTCGTGAAGTCGCGCGTGCTCGACCTGGAGGGCAACCTGGACGGCGATACCTGGCGCCTGCATGGACAAGCCGGCACCACCTCGGCAGCGGGCGGCAGCAACCATGACCGCAACTTCTGGTTCACCGGGAACACGCGCGCCACCATCAACATCGCGCCGGACACGTACGAGGTGCACTACCTCGACATGAATCCGCTCGACCCGACCAAGCTCACCCTGCAGAGCGCACGCGACTGGATCCGCCGCATGGACGGCAAGGAAAGCTATGCCCAGGCCGACCTCGAGATGGACGTCGACAACAGCTTCATCAAGTCGGTCAAGGTGGGGGCCAAGTTCCGCGACAACGAGGTGCGCAACCACCGCATCATCGGCACCGACGGGCCGGGCCACCCGGGCTGGCAATCGTACTCGCTGGCGGACCTGTCGACCGGCGCGTCGCCGCCGATCAGCCAGCGGGCCGCCACCGCCGGTTCGCTGACGCAGTTCGCCTGGGTCGACGACGGCCTTGCCGCCAGCAAGGGCTTCGCCATGTACGACAAGGGCATGACGTATGCTGAGGCGATGGGCGAGTACTACCGCATCAAGGAACGCATCTCGGCCGCCTACGTCAAGGCCAACTATGCCACCGGGCCGTGGCGCGGCGACTTCGGCGTGCGCGTGGTGCGCACGCGCCAGACGTCGGAGGCGAACCAGGACCTGGCCGGCACCGGCGTCTACTCGCCGGTCAGCATCGGCCGCACCTATACCGACGTGCTGCCGAGCCTGAACGCGGTCTACGAGCTGCGCAAGAATCTGCTGCTGCGCGGCGCCATCGCGCGCGTCATGGCGCGCAACACCTACAGCGACCTGTCGGCCAGCACGGAAGTCAGCGGCACGACCAACGCCGCCACCGCCGGCAACCCGCTGCTCAAGCCCTACCATGCCGACCAGTGGGAACTGGGCGCCGAATGGTATTTCGCCGATGCCTCCATGATCTCGGGAACCGTGTTCGGCAAGAAGCTCGACACCTTCATCTACACGTCGACGGCGATGGAAAACGTGGCCGGCGTGATGCGCCCGGTCACCCGGCCGCACAACGCCGACAACGGCGAGACCGTGAACGGCCTCGAACTGCAGTGGCAGCAGGCGTTCGGCAACGGCTTCGGCACGATCGTCAACTACACGTTCACCGATGCGAAGACCGGTGCCCTGGCCGGCGGCCGCAAGCTCAACGTCGTGGGCAATTCGCGCAACCAGCTCAATGTCGGCCCATACTTCGAACGCAACGGCTTCTCGGTGCGGATCACTTATAACTACCGGTCGAAATCGTACGGTGGCCTGGACGAGGGTGGCCAGGACGTGACGAGCGCATACGGCCAGTGGGACGCCAGCGCGAGCTGGGACATCACGCCACAGTGGAGCCTGTACGCCAACGCCGTCAACATCGCGAACGCCGTCATCCGCACCAACACGACGGACGGCCTGCCGGTCGGCGTGTACGAAAACGGTTCGCGCTACAGTCTCGGCGTGCGCGCCAAGTTCTGA
- a CDS encoding ABC transporter substrate-binding protein yields MSGLRLRALRRFLLLALAPLWLSAHAGTIVLESWRTDDRDLWESVLIPAFERKHPGISVRFAGTAPTQYDAALADRLAAGTAGDVVACRPFDVSLALYRKGYLERLNGLPGMEHFNARARLAWQTDDGRDVFCLPVASVLHGFFYNKRIFARLGLQVPETAEEFIAVLEAVRRTGTVPLALGTADRWEATQTLFTNVGPAWWGGEDGRRALATGKARFTDARFMAALAFESRLAPYLGHGVAGQGYADSRRQFADGQAAVYPAGSWDIAYFNKVPGLELGVFRPPVVHPGERCQVTDHMDIGVGLNRHARNREDGWKLLAWMATQEFADLYTNGAVGFFSLSTHLIAITDPLAKQMAGWRDRCGTSFRLNAQFLNRGAVPLEQVLWDVNAAVLNGNMSARTAAQRLQQNMDQWHRPPVR; encoded by the coding sequence ATGTCCGGCCTGCGCCTGCGCGCCCTTCGACGCTTTCTCCTGCTTGCACTGGCGCCCCTGTGGCTGTCCGCGCACGCCGGCACGATCGTGCTCGAGAGCTGGCGCACGGACGACCGCGACCTGTGGGAATCGGTGCTGATTCCGGCATTCGAGCGCAAGCACCCCGGTATCAGCGTGCGGTTCGCGGGTACGGCGCCGACGCAGTACGATGCCGCCCTGGCCGACCGCCTCGCCGCCGGGACGGCAGGTGACGTCGTCGCGTGCCGGCCGTTCGACGTGTCGCTGGCCTTGTACCGCAAAGGCTACCTCGAGCGGCTGAACGGCCTGCCCGGGATGGAACATTTCAATGCGCGTGCCCGCCTGGCCTGGCAGACCGACGATGGGCGCGATGTATTCTGCCTGCCGGTGGCCTCCGTGCTGCACGGCTTCTTCTACAACAAACGGATCTTCGCGCGCCTCGGGCTGCAGGTGCCGGAGACGGCCGAGGAATTCATCGCCGTCCTCGAGGCGGTGCGCCGCACGGGCACCGTGCCGCTCGCCCTCGGCACGGCCGATCGCTGGGAAGCCACGCAGACGCTGTTCACCAACGTCGGTCCTGCCTGGTGGGGCGGCGAAGACGGCCGCCGGGCGCTGGCGACGGGGAAGGCCCGCTTCACCGATGCCCGCTTCATGGCGGCCCTGGCGTTCGAAAGCCGTCTCGCGCCCTATCTCGGCCATGGGGTCGCGGGCCAGGGCTACGCCGACAGCCGGCGCCAGTTCGCCGATGGCCAGGCGGCCGTCTATCCGGCCGGTTCCTGGGACATCGCCTATTTCAACAAGGTGCCCGGCCTGGAACTGGGCGTGTTCCGGCCGCCCGTCGTCCATCCCGGCGAGCGCTGCCAGGTGACGGACCACATGGATATCGGCGTCGGCCTGAACCGCCATGCACGCAACCGGGAAGACGGCTGGAAGCTGCTGGCCTGGATGGCCACGCAGGAATTCGCCGACCTGTACACGAACGGCGCCGTCGGCTTCTTCTCGCTGTCCACCCACCTGATCGCGATCACCGATCCGCTGGCCAAGCAAATGGCGGGATGGCGCGACCGGTGCGGCACGAGCTTCCGCCTGAATGCGCAGTTCCTGAACCGCGGCGCCGTACCGCTGGAGCAGGTGCTCTGGGACGTCAACGCCGCCGTCCTGAACGGCAACATGTCGGCGCGCACGGCCGCGCAGCGCCTGCAGCAGAACATGGACCAGTGGCACCGGCCGCCGGTCCGATGA
- a CDS encoding phage holin family protein codes for MAFFATAGRIGATLVAMASTRLELAAVEFQEDARRLLGHLAWTLLAVFLAAGALLLAALFVIAIFWDTYRLQAVGGMAVLFGFVAGIILLKVRASMNAEAPLLSATLAELRDDIDYLRQGVAHHAAQHAGAGDE; via the coding sequence ATGGCATTCTTCGCGACGGCCGGCCGCATCGGGGCGACTCTCGTCGCCATGGCGAGCACGCGCCTGGAGCTGGCCGCCGTCGAATTCCAGGAAGACGCACGACGCCTGCTGGGCCACCTCGCGTGGACCCTGCTGGCCGTGTTCCTGGCGGCCGGCGCCCTGCTGCTGGCGGCGCTATTCGTCATCGCCATCTTCTGGGACACCTACCGCCTGCAAGCCGTCGGCGGCATGGCCGTGCTGTTCGGCTTTGTTGCCGGCATCATCTTGCTGAAGGTGCGTGCCAGCATGAACGCGGAGGCGCCGCTGCTGTCCGCCACGCTGGCCGAGCTGCGCGACGACATCGATTACCTGCGCCAGGGCGTAGCCCACCACGCGGCGCAGCATGCGGGAGCGGGCGATGAATAA
- a CDS encoding DUF883 family protein, with product MMEKIPTQTGARDQLLSDLKTVIQDAEAWLRHSGHLTGEEFKVAKAKFERTLVKAKEDIIRLEEVAVEKAKVAAKATDEYVKENPWKAVGLGTAVGVVIGMLIARK from the coding sequence ATGATGGAAAAAATCCCGACCCAGACCGGCGCCCGCGACCAGTTGCTGTCCGACCTGAAGACCGTCATCCAGGACGCGGAAGCGTGGCTGCGCCACAGCGGCCACCTGACGGGCGAAGAGTTCAAGGTCGCCAAGGCCAAGTTCGAGCGCACCCTCGTCAAGGCCAAGGAAGACATCATCCGCCTGGAAGAGGTTGCCGTCGAAAAGGCCAAGGTCGCCGCCAAGGCCACCGACGAATACGTCAAGGAAAACCCGTGGAAGGCCGTCGGCCTCGGCACCGCAGTCGGCGTCGTGATCGGCATGCTGATCGCCCGTAAATAA
- the ubiA gene encoding 4-hydroxybenzoate octaprenyltransferase: MNKLALYFRLVRAHKPIGILLLLWPTLWALWMASGGHPDPLYLVIFIVGTALMRSSGCAINDYADRDFDRHVKRTVDRPLTSGRIKGWEALMVAAVLAIVSFLLILPLNTLTKELSVVAVIVAGSYPYFKRFFAIPQAYLGIAFGFGIPMAFAAVQNHVPAVAWWLLAANVFWSVAYDTEYAMVDRDDDLIIGIRTSAITFGRYDVFAIMVCYAAALGIDLACGWMLGLRWWFVAGIAVAAGMAVYHYTLIRGRDRMKCFAAFNHNNWLGAAVFAGVALDYALG; encoded by the coding sequence ATGAACAAGCTGGCGCTCTATTTCCGCCTGGTCCGTGCTCACAAGCCGATCGGCATCCTGCTGCTGTTGTGGCCGACACTGTGGGCCTTGTGGATGGCATCCGGCGGGCATCCCGATCCGTTGTATCTCGTGATCTTCATCGTCGGCACCGCGCTGATGCGATCCAGCGGCTGCGCGATCAACGATTACGCCGACCGTGACTTCGACCGCCACGTCAAGCGTACGGTCGACCGCCCGCTGACCAGCGGCCGCATCAAGGGCTGGGAAGCGCTGATGGTGGCGGCCGTGCTCGCGATCGTCTCGTTCCTGCTGATCCTGCCCTTGAACACGCTGACGAAAGAACTGTCCGTCGTGGCCGTGATCGTGGCCGGCAGCTATCCGTATTTCAAGCGCTTCTTCGCGATCCCGCAGGCCTATCTCGGCATCGCGTTCGGCTTCGGCATCCCGATGGCCTTCGCCGCCGTGCAGAACCACGTGCCGGCCGTGGCGTGGTGGCTGCTGGCCGCGAACGTGTTCTGGTCGGTCGCGTACGACACGGAATATGCGATGGTCGACCGCGACGACGACCTGATCATCGGCATCCGCACGTCCGCCATCACGTTCGGCCGCTACGACGTCTTCGCCATCATGGTGTGCTACGCGGCCGCGCTCGGCATCGACCTCGCCTGCGGCTGGATGCTGGGCCTGCGCTGGTGGTTCGTGGCGGGTATCGCGGTGGCGGCCGGGATGGCCGTCTACCACTATACGCTGATCCGCGGACGCGACCGCATGAAGTGCTTCGCCGCCTTCAACCATAACAACTGGTTGGGTGCGGCCGTGTTCGCTGGTGTCGCGCTAGACTATGCTTTAGGATAA
- a CDS encoding hydrogen peroxide-inducible genes activator: protein MTLTELKYIVAVARARHFGHAAEACFVAQPTLSVAIKKLEDELGVTLFERGGSEVSVTPLGAQIVAQAERVLEQTAAIKELAKQNKDPLAGPLRLGVIYTVGPYLLPPLVKNLIEHVPQMPLILQENFTVKLLDLLRQGELDAAIMALPLPEHGMAVQPLYDEPFVVAMPKNHPWATRADISAEDLKSETMLLLGTGHCFRDQVLEVCPEMARFSSSPGNGMQRTFEGSSLETIRHMVASGIGLTVLPRASVPDMKDPNGMLTFVPFQDPAPSRRVVIVWRKSFTRRAAIDAVVKAVADCGLPGVEMVTLQAAA, encoded by the coding sequence ATGACACTGACCGAACTGAAATACATCGTCGCCGTCGCGCGCGCCCGGCATTTCGGGCATGCGGCCGAAGCCTGCTTCGTCGCTCAGCCCACGCTGTCCGTCGCCATCAAGAAACTCGAGGACGAACTCGGCGTGACCCTGTTCGAACGGGGCGGCTCGGAAGTGTCCGTCACGCCGCTGGGGGCGCAGATCGTCGCGCAGGCCGAGCGCGTGCTCGAGCAGACGGCCGCCATCAAGGAATTGGCCAAGCAGAACAAGGACCCGCTGGCCGGTCCGCTGCGCCTGGGCGTGATCTACACGGTGGGTCCGTACCTGTTGCCGCCGCTCGTGAAAAACCTGATCGAGCACGTGCCGCAGATGCCGCTCATCCTGCAGGAAAACTTCACCGTCAAACTGCTCGACCTGCTGCGCCAGGGCGAGCTGGACGCCGCCATCATGGCCCTGCCGCTGCCGGAACACGGCATGGCCGTGCAGCCGCTGTACGACGAACCGTTCGTCGTCGCCATGCCGAAGAACCACCCGTGGGCCACGCGCGCGGACATCTCGGCCGAAGACCTCAAGAGCGAGACGATGTTGTTGCTGGGCACCGGCCACTGCTTCCGCGACCAGGTGCTGGAAGTGTGCCCCGAGATGGCGCGCTTCTCGTCCTCGCCGGGCAACGGCATGCAGCGCACGTTCGAAGGCTCGTCGCTGGAGACGATCCGGCACATGGTGGCGAGCGGCATCGGCCTGACCGTGCTGCCACGCGCGTCCGTGCCGGACATGAAAGACCCGAACGGCATGCTGACCTTCGTCCCGTTCCAGGACCCGGCGCCGTCGCGCCGCGTCGTGATCGTGTGGCGCAAGAGTTTTACGCGCCGCGCCGCCATCGATGCCGTCGTGAAGGCCGTCGCCGATTGCGGCCTGCCCGGCGTCGAGATGGTCACGCTCCAGGCCGCGGCCTGA
- a CDS encoding PilT/PilU family type 4a pilus ATPase: protein MSSTFGPAEAQAYMHKLLTVMNHQGGSDLFISADFPPSMKHQGAMKPLSNQRLTGEVTRALALSLMNERQRAEFEAEMECNFAISLPGVCRFRVNVFVQQQSVGMVVRTIASEIPNFEKLDLPEVLKDVVMTKRGLVLVVGGTGSGKSTTLAAMIDYRNSNSAGHIITVEDPVEYVHKNKSCLITHREVGVDTLSWHNALKNTLRQAPDVILIGEIRDTETMEHAIAFAETGHLCLGTLHANNANQTMDRIINFFPEERRNQLLMDLSSNLRAIVSQRLVRTEDGKGRKAAIEILLNTPTIGEMILKGSFQSIKEIMQKSRELGMCTFDQALFELYNKGFISYDEAIRNADSANGLRLQIKLSGERKAPGEGGGAAKPAELSMLMDEPEEEPPAAS, encoded by the coding sequence ATGTCTTCGACATTCGGTCCGGCGGAAGCGCAGGCCTATATGCACAAGCTGCTCACGGTGATGAATCACCAGGGCGGCTCCGACCTGTTCATCTCGGCCGATTTCCCGCCCAGCATGAAGCACCAGGGCGCCATGAAACCCCTGAGCAACCAGCGCCTGACGGGCGAGGTCACGCGCGCGCTCGCCTTGTCGCTGATGAACGAGCGGCAGCGCGCCGAGTTCGAGGCCGAGATGGAGTGCAATTTCGCCATCTCCCTGCCGGGCGTGTGCCGTTTCCGCGTGAACGTATTCGTGCAGCAGCAGAGCGTCGGCATGGTCGTGCGTACGATCGCGTCGGAAATCCCGAACTTCGAAAAGCTCGACCTGCCCGAGGTCTTGAAAGATGTCGTGATGACGAAGCGGGGCCTCGTGCTCGTGGTCGGCGGCACGGGGTCCGGCAAGTCGACGACGCTCGCGGCGATGATCGATTACCGCAACAGCAATTCGGCCGGCCACATCATCACGGTCGAGGACCCGGTCGAATACGTCCACAAGAACAAAAGCTGCCTCATCACGCACCGCGAGGTCGGCGTCGACACGCTGTCGTGGCATAACGCGCTGAAGAACACACTGCGCCAGGCGCCGGATGTGATCCTGATCGGTGAGATCCGCGACACGGAAACGATGGAGCACGCGATCGCGTTCGCCGAAACGGGCCACCTGTGCCTGGGCACACTGCACGCGAACAATGCCAACCAGACAATGGACCGCATCATCAACTTCTTCCCGGAAGAGCGTAGAAACCAGCTCTTGATGGACCTGTCGTCGAACCTGCGCGCCATCGTGTCGCAGCGCCTGGTCCGCACGGAAGACGGCAAGGGCCGCAAGGCCGCCATCGAAATCCTGCTGAACACGCCGACCATCGGCGAGATGATCCTGAAAGGCAGCTTCCAGAGCATCAAGGAGATCATGCAGAAGTCGCGCGAGCTGGGCATGTGCACGTTCGACCAGGCGCTGTTCGAGCTCTACAACAAAGGCTTCATCAGCTACGACGAAGCCATCCGCAACGCCGATTCCGCGAACGGCCTGCGCCTGCAGATCAAGCTGTCGGGCGAAAGAAAGGCGCCGGGGGAGGGCGGCGGAGCCGCCAAGCCGGCCGAGCTGTCGATGCTGATGGACGAGCCGGAAGAGGAACCGCCGGCCGCGAGTTAG
- the rfaE2 gene encoding D-glycero-beta-D-manno-heptose 1-phosphate adenylyltransferase, which yields MPTFEQKLCTRATLPQRIADLPKPVVLTNGVFDILHRGHVTYLAQARELGASLVVAVNTDASVKRLGKGDDRPLNTLADRMAVLAALEAVSLVVEFDEDTALEVVQEARPDIYAKGGDYVMSEIPEGKAVLAYGGKAVAIDFAHDRSTTKLVARIRQFG from the coding sequence ATGCCTACCTTCGAACAAAAACTCTGCACCCGCGCCACCCTGCCGCAACGCATCGCCGACCTGCCGAAACCGGTCGTGCTGACGAACGGCGTCTTCGACATCCTGCACCGCGGCCACGTCACTTATCTGGCCCAGGCCCGTGAACTGGGCGCGTCGCTCGTCGTCGCGGTCAACACGGACGCCTCGGTGAAACGCCTGGGCAAAGGCGACGACCGTCCGCTCAACACGCTGGCAGACCGCATGGCCGTGCTGGCCGCGCTGGAAGCCGTCAGCCTCGTCGTGGAATTCGACGAGGATACGGCGCTGGAAGTGGTCCAGGAAGCCCGTCCCGACATCTACGCGAAGGGCGGCGACTACGTCATGAGCGAGATTCCGGAAGGGAAGGCCGTGCTCGCCTACGGCGGCAAGGCCGTCGCGATCGATTTCGCGCACGACCGCTCGACGACCAAGCTCGTCGCCAGAATCCGCCAGTTCGGCTGA